GTTTTCACCCAGACTCTCTGTCTTGGCACTGGCTTGCCGAGATAGCAGCTCAGCCGCCTCAACCACGAGTTAACGATCAAGTGCGAATCCTGTGGGTTGGTCGGATGCTGAATTGGAAGCGGGTTGATTTGTTGATACGGGCTGTGTCGAAAATCTTTAGCGAACCTGCCTTTGGAGGGCTGGATTTAGTAGGGGCTGGCCCTGAAAAAGTGAAACTGCAAAAATTGGCTCAGAAGATAAATTTGATTGATAAGTGTATGTTTCATGAGCCGATGGCTCCCGATAAAGTGCGTGAACTGATGCGTCAATCTGATATCTACGTCCTATCCAGCAATCGAGGCGAAGGCTGGGGTGTGGTAGCAAATGAAGCTATGGCTGAGGGGGCAGTCCTTATAGCTAACGAGCAGGCCGGTGCCGCTCCCGTACTCATCGACCATGGGCGCACTGGTTTTCTATTTGAAGATGATAATGTTGATGCACTAGCAAATATTTTGAAGACACTTCTTGCAAATAAATCACTTCGAGAAATTGTGCGTCAGGCAGCCTGGATGGAAATGCAGACACAGTGGCATCCTCGTGTAGGGGCAGAGCGGTTGGTGAGGTTGAGTCAGGGCCTTCTTGGTCAGGCAGCCATACCTGTTTATCACTATGGGCCATGTTGCCATTGTCCTTAATAATA
This genomic interval from bacterium contains the following:
- a CDS encoding glycosyltransferase family 4 protein is translated as FHPDSLSWHWLAEIAAQPPQPRVNDQVRILWVGRMLNWKRVDLLIRAVSKIFSEPAFGGLDLVGAGPEKVKLQKLAQKINLIDKCMFHEPMAPDKVRELMRQSDIYVLSSNRGEGWGVVANEAMAEGAVLIANEQAGAAPVLIDHGRTGFLFEDDNVDALANILKTLLANKSLREIVRQAAWMEMQTQWHPRVGAERLVRLSQGLLGQAAIPVYHYGPCCHCP